Proteins co-encoded in one Streptomyces sp. JH34 genomic window:
- a CDS encoding RNB domain-containing ribonuclease: MTGADGAPLRAALHALRLRLGLPAGFPPAVMAEAAEAAGSPDLSGHRDATDLPFLTIDPPDSTDLDQAMYLERRPHGFRVHYAIADVAAFVRPGGALDAEAHRRVTTLYFPDGKVPLHPPVLSEGAASLLPGGPRPAALWRIDLDTEGRTVATEVRRALVRSRAKLGYADVQRQIDAGTAEEPLALLKDIGLLREQQETVRGGISLDVPEQEMVERDGGYDLDYRAPVPAERWNAQISLLTGMAAAGIMRDSGTGILRTLPVAPDGAVARLRRSAEALHIDWPHHVAYAEVVRSLDPKEAAHAAFLQECTTLLRGAGYSVFDHGELPAPAVHAAVAELYTHCTAPLRRLVDRYAAELCLAASAGREPPEWLLQALDGLPKEMAEGTRRANTVERECVDLTEAALLGGRVGQVFDAFVIDVEDDDPAVGTVHVQDPAIVARIESGAPLPLGERLQVRLTRADLGPTKVLFAPA, encoded by the coding sequence ATGACCGGCGCGGACGGCGCCCCGCTGAGGGCGGCCCTGCACGCGCTGCGCCTCCGCCTCGGCCTGCCCGCCGGCTTCCCGCCCGCCGTCATGGCCGAAGCCGCGGAGGCGGCCGGGTCCCCGGACCTGTCGGGCCACCGGGACGCCACCGACCTGCCGTTCCTCACCATCGATCCGCCGGACTCCACGGACCTCGACCAGGCGATGTACCTGGAGCGCCGTCCGCACGGCTTCCGGGTGCACTACGCCATCGCCGACGTCGCCGCCTTCGTCCGGCCCGGCGGGGCGCTCGACGCCGAGGCGCACCGGCGTGTGACGACCCTGTACTTCCCCGACGGCAAGGTCCCCCTGCACCCTCCGGTGCTCTCCGAGGGAGCCGCGAGTCTCCTCCCCGGCGGGCCCCGCCCCGCCGCGCTCTGGCGGATCGACCTCGACACCGAGGGCCGCACAGTCGCCACCGAGGTGCGCCGGGCCCTCGTGCGCAGCCGCGCGAAGCTCGGGTACGCGGACGTCCAGCGGCAGATCGACGCCGGTACCGCGGAGGAACCGCTCGCCCTGCTGAAGGACATCGGCCTCCTCCGCGAGCAGCAGGAGACCGTCCGGGGCGGCATCTCGCTCGACGTGCCCGAGCAGGAGATGGTCGAACGCGACGGAGGCTACGACCTCGACTACCGCGCACCCGTGCCCGCCGAGAGGTGGAACGCCCAGATCTCCCTGCTCACCGGCATGGCCGCCGCCGGGATCATGCGGGACTCGGGCACCGGCATCCTGCGGACGCTGCCGGTCGCCCCCGACGGCGCCGTCGCCCGGCTCAGGCGCTCCGCCGAAGCGCTGCACATCGACTGGCCGCACCACGTCGCGTACGCCGAGGTGGTGCGCTCCCTCGACCCCAAGGAGGCCGCCCATGCCGCCTTCCTCCAGGAGTGCACCACGCTCCTGCGCGGCGCCGGGTACAGCGTGTTCGACCACGGAGAGCTCCCCGCACCGGCCGTGCACGCCGCCGTCGCCGAGCTCTACACCCACTGCACCGCGCCGCTGCGCCGCCTCGTCGACCGCTACGCCGCCGAGCTGTGCCTCGCGGCGAGCGCCGGGCGGGAGCCGCCGGAGTGGCTGCTGCAGGCGCTGGACGGCCTGCCGAAGGAGATGGCCGAGGGGACCCGCCGCGCGAACACCGTGGAGCGCGAGTGCGTGGACCTCACGGAGGCGGCGCTGCTCGGGGGCCGGGTCGGCCAGGTCTTCGACGCCTTCGTGATCGACGTCGAGGACGACGACCCGGCCGTGGGCACCGTGCACGTCCAGGACCCGGCGATCGTCGCCCGGATCGAGTCCGGTGCCCCGCTCCCGCTGGGCGAGCGGCTCCAGGTGCGCCTCACCCGGGCGGACCTCGGCCCGACGAAGGTGCTGTTCGCACCCGCCTGA
- a CDS encoding TetR/AcrR family transcriptional regulator yields MSDLAIAPTADRPRQIIAAARALLEAEGPEALTMRRLADRVGVKAPSLYKHFPDKSSVVAALAAEMLGETAGVLTAAEAAAPGSFSALATAYRAYALAHPHLYLLTMGRALPAGGAADAAAAPLFRAAGGDEDRARAAWAFAHGMVVLELNGRFPPGADLSAAWEAGIAAFTPGPAG; encoded by the coding sequence GTGAGTGACCTCGCCATCGCCCCCACGGCCGACAGGCCCCGGCAGATCATCGCCGCCGCGCGTGCACTGCTGGAGGCGGAGGGTCCGGAAGCGCTCACCATGCGCCGGCTGGCGGACCGGGTGGGCGTGAAGGCGCCGTCCCTCTACAAGCACTTCCCGGACAAGTCCTCCGTGGTGGCGGCCCTGGCCGCCGAGATGCTCGGCGAGACCGCCGGGGTGCTCACGGCCGCCGAGGCGGCGGCCCCCGGCTCCTTCTCCGCACTCGCCACCGCCTACCGCGCCTACGCCCTGGCGCACCCCCACCTCTACCTCCTCACGATGGGCCGCGCCCTCCCCGCCGGGGGAGCGGCGGACGCCGCGGCCGCCCCGCTGTTCCGTGCCGCCGGTGGCGACGAGGACCGGGCCCGGGCGGCCTGGGCCTTCGCCCACGGCATGGTCGTCCTGGAGCTCAACGGCCGCTTCCCACCGGGCGCCGACCTCTCCGCGGCCTGGGAGGCGGGCATCGCGGCCTTCACCCCCGGCCCCGCCGGGTAG
- the yaaA gene encoding peroxide stress protein YaaA, with the protein MLVLLPPSEGKAASGRGAPLKPESLSLPGLADARAAILDELVELCVADEEKAREVLGLSEGLRGEIAKNAELRTSGTRPAGEIYTGVLYDALGLATLDTAAKRRAGTSLLVFSGLWGAVRVGDRIPSYRCSMGVKLPGLGALNAHWRAPMASVMPEAAGTGPVLDLRSSAYAGAWKPSGEVAERTVSVRVLQSRVVDGVEKRSVVSHFNKATKGRMVRDLLSAGARPKGPAELVEALRDLGYVVEAKAPERAGRPWALDVVVTEIH; encoded by the coding sequence GTGCTCGTGCTGTTGCCGCCCTCCGAAGGTAAGGCCGCCTCGGGGCGCGGGGCGCCGCTCAAGCCGGAGTCCCTGTCCCTGCCGGGCCTCGCTGACGCCCGGGCCGCGATCCTCGACGAGCTGGTCGAGCTGTGCGTGGCGGACGAGGAGAAGGCCCGCGAGGTGCTCGGCCTGAGCGAGGGGCTGCGGGGCGAGATCGCGAAGAACGCTGAGCTGCGGACATCCGGGACCCGGCCGGCCGGGGAGATCTACACCGGGGTGCTGTACGACGCCCTCGGCCTGGCCACGCTGGACACCGCGGCCAAGCGGCGGGCCGGGACGTCGCTGCTGGTCTTCTCGGGGCTGTGGGGCGCGGTGCGGGTGGGCGACCGGATCCCCTCGTACCGCTGCTCGATGGGGGTGAAGCTGCCGGGGCTGGGCGCCCTGAACGCGCACTGGCGCGCCCCGATGGCCTCGGTCATGCCGGAGGCGGCCGGGACCGGGCCGGTCCTCGACCTGCGTTCGTCCGCGTACGCCGGGGCGTGGAAGCCCTCGGGCGAGGTCGCGGAGCGCACGGTGAGCGTGCGCGTGCTCCAGTCCCGGGTCGTGGACGGGGTGGAGAAGCGGTCCGTGGTCAGCCACTTCAACAAGGCCACCAAGGGCCGGATGGTGCGCGACCTGCTGTCGGCCGGGGCCCGCCCGAAGGGTCCCGCGGAGCTGGTGGAGGCACTGCGCGACCTCGGATACGTGGTGGAGGCGAAGGCCCCCGAGCGGGCGGGGCGGCCCTGGGCGCTCGACGTGGTGGTCACGGAGATCCACTGA